The following is a genomic window from Onthophagus taurus isolate NC chromosome 1, IU_Otau_3.0, whole genome shotgun sequence.
tgataaagagaaaattattgcaaaacgAAAGAATGATGATGTGGTTTCTATTAGGTATTATTGCGATGTTACGGAGGTACACGGcattttagaaaaagttcATAAAGATACTGGCCATAAAAGAAGATTAGGaatcgaaaaagaaattgctaagaaatattgtaatattCCCAGAAGTGTCACTGAAGAGTATTTGAAATTATGTGCTATGTgtcaattaaagaaaaaatcgaagaaGAAAGGATTAGTAGTAAAACCAATAATTTGTACAGGATTTAATAAAAGGGAACAAATTGATCTTATTGATATGCAAACAGAACCGGATGGCCCTTATCATGAATTACCAAGACGCCTCacaaaatttgtgtttttaaaacttctaaaaactaaaaaggcAGAAGAAGTAGCATATAACTTGATGGATATTTTTTGCATAGTCGGGCCACCTTGCTTACTTCATAGTGACAATCGCAGAGAATTTGTGAATCAAGTAATTACTAGCCTTGCAGATATGTTTCAAGCGAAAATAATTCATGGTAAACCACGTCATTCTCAAAGCCAAGGGTCCATCGAGAGAGCGAACCGAGATGTAAGAGACATTTTAATTGGTTGCAGCTTGGATGCGGGAAAATGAGACAACTAAGTGGGCAGAGGGTCTAAGATTTgtgcaattaaaaaagaatagatCATTTCACCGAGGCATCCAACGTACTCCATACGAGGCTATGTTTGGCATCCCACTTGTTAATGGCTTAAAGATTCAAATCATCGGCTTGAAATTGTAGAGAAGTTACACGATGAGGACGACATTTATAGATTAGAAAGCAGTGTTGGTAGAAACATAGAACAGGTAGTACCTGAAAAATCagattcaaaatttcaaaacagtGATGGAGGAAATGAAAAAGATGTACAAGAAAGCTTTCCcataaattattccaaaaatgaTGATGTTGAGGAAGAATTGTTGAGGTAACCTAAAAAACGCAGAGAATTTACATTgcttattgttattattatatgtttcATTTTAGGAACAACGAGATccgattaaaatcaataaatcacAACGATCTCATAGTAttgcatatttaaaaaagcaaGCAACAGAAATGTTACAGCAAAGTTGTTCCCAAttcccaaaaattgaaattgggCAGAACGTTTTAGTTAAGATTCCTGATGTCGACAGAGGACGCTTAGCTCCTCGTAACATTTTGGCTGTTGTATTGCCCGAGAAAGATGATTTATACCAACTTGGTACAAAAAATCCACTGGCGTCTTGGAAAAACTATATGCAAGGAATGAGTTCCAGGTATGtacttaactaatattttatatatttaaacgGTAATAAGGTTTTTCTTTTCAGCCTTCTCAAACGAACTCATTGACATCTTCAGATGTACCCATCGAAAATAAACTCAGTTTCCGAACGGTGGCGACAAAAGAATCAAATTCTTCCCAGGGGTTTGTAAGACGCAACTGTCGTAAACAGTGCAGTAATAAAAAGTGCAAAtgcttattaaaaaacttgaaatgTAACAGTAAATGTCATTCAAGTACTTCATGTCgcaataagtaataaaataaatattatgttaGTTCCTACATTGCATTTGTTTCTCATATGACCAAAACAACAATTAACATTTCGGGATATGTTTAACTGCTAAAAACAGTAAAACGTACTATAAACACACTGCACGTAAGTGACGTCCCTCATAAACATCCCAAAAGAGGTTATGTGTAGTTCCGATCGGATCGGCGCATTGTGCAAATGTACATATCGGGACGTGTTCAAACTGATATGGTCAGATCCCGATTGTATCATTTTTTCGTCATGTGACCTAACAGCTTTAGACATATGCCGATATGTCTAAATAAATCGGCCACGGGCCGAATTCGTCATCTGCCTCCAACATATACAGCgcgtcccgtatcttccgcatcagagcattaaaCGATTGTAcgtacattattctgaagcgatctttctaataaaattttttcgaaatgtttataataaccgcacgggaactgtttaaacgaACTGTTTAAacgaactgtttttcgtccaatcagcagatcgcaaatcagcCTCAGGTAGTCGGTGCCTCCTtcggccggtccgctacgccgatgataactcgtttctcATGTGTAgtcaccaatagattcgtcacggaaagagaaataaactttttcggtgaatcaaagtcgtccgttattggtcgttgttaaacagttcccgtgcggttattataaacatttcgaaaaaaatttattagaaagatcgcttcagaataatgtattctacaaccgtataatgctctgatgcggaagatacgggacacgctgtatatatCATTTTGCTTACCTGCATCTATTgagtttctttattttctttctatatctttgtgttgttaaattttcgtttttgtatGAACCTCTTGTTTCCAACATCACTTCACAATCAGTGCCCGTTGCGAATTAACGGATTGTGTGGCGCCTTAAATAAATCGAACCTTCCCTTCTCCAAACGAGTTTGCCGGGGAGTTCGCAACAAACTGGTTAGGCTTAATGATAACGTAAATTGTTTTGCGGGTTGTGTGTCGATCGggtaacaatttcaaaaattatcataattttcatttcgGGTGCGTTTTGGTTTTCCTCCTTTTTTTTAAGGCGTAACACAACCTAAATATGGGTAgaaaagtaactaaatttaggttggtattggaaaagttaCTAGATGTCGACCGGAAGTTGGTCCACATGCTCCCCCTGTGACGTCACGCTGCAATGTTATAAGTGAGTTATTAGGGAGCGGTGCCAACCTAAATCTGGATtggttggtattggaaaagatTCTATGTAGTAATGTTCTGATGTGGTGACTTTTTATTGCGCCACCTAGTGGCTGGTAGTGGAACAAAACCCAAGACATTTCTGTGCACGGAAAGGAAAAACGCCACCTGGCGGTGGAACTCGATGGTTACCTGTTTCGGTGGTGGATAGAGGGCGCGCGACTGCCACCTAGCGGTGGAACGATGAATAGACTAACTCTATTCATCGTTCCACCTAGCGTGGAACTGTTGAACGATAAATTGGGGGGGGGGGGGTGTTACCTGATGGGCGGTAGATGGCGCACGTAAATTGCTAGCTCTTATGGCGTCACCTAGCGGTGGACAGCGGAATGCACATCTGTTGAGCGATAAATAGCTATGGGCGTTCTGGACCAAAATCCCATAAGATTTAACATAGGGGGTCGGAAATCACATTTTATCCCCACTTCCTTTTGAGGTTCTGGCCACGCccacattttaaattcaaccaaTCAGAGCGCAGCATTCTCCAAGAACCCTCTTTTTGGCGGGAAATTTGAATGAGGCTATCTAAATCGACGAGCCTTATcacgatgacgtcatcgtcGATACATGCGGACATAAAGCATTGAGCGACAAATGACGCGCACTAGGTGAGAGGGTGTTGCCTGATAGGCGATAGATAGCGcgcgtaaatttaaaattcatgtGACGCCATCTGGTGGTGGTGGTAAAAGATAATAgaaatacaattattttgatagtattaaaatacatatttttaacaaaaaataaaaaaacaaaaataaatattaatttattaattaaaacataaatttaataatacaataggaatatttctaataataattcagGCAACTTAAATACaagtaactttattttgtttacataaaattttttttaaattacaacatTGTTCTGTGAACATACCGCTGGAGAACAGCCGACGTGGAACCAACATTGATTGGaggttgaatttaatttagtttcatCCTCTTCCGCAAATTCTAACGCAATATCTgttattattgaattattattatggttaagtgtttcgaaaaactgcttcttttgatttcccttaacaaatatttgatcGTATTAGGAAATTAAACCATCAATTACATTTAGAACTTCTGATTGATTTATCCACCCATCGTTATATATCAACCTGTGATGGTTGCGTTCTAAATATCTTACTGACCTCTGATCTTCAACGTTTAATCGCTGGAATGCTCGGCTTTAGGTGTAAATGTATAATGTACATGtataatgtaattttattgGATCCAGTACATCTGATTTACTAATACGTTATGTTGTTGAGATAGAGTTATTTACAAACTGATCTATATTTGATTAATCATACCAGTTAAAGGAACATATTTGAAAACACGATAATTCATGTAAGATTAAACAGTAGAGGGAAGTAGCATTAGGTATCTCTTCACTCGTTTCAAATTCATTGCGAATATCAACGGTtccaacatttaaaatatcattttgccGTGAacaattaattacaataatcGGTGTATTTGCTATAAATGTATCTCTGTTAAAAATTGGTTCTGCAAGTTCTCGACCGTAATACGTCTTTGCGAAATTACAATACATTTCACATGAAACTGCAACTTAAcctgtcttaaaatttaaagcttCATAGGGATATTTcttactatttaaaaacactTTCATATCTGTTAAATTACAGTGGTCAAATTGTGATGCAGAACGTAACGTATTATCTTTTCTATTGATTTGAAACCCAAATATAAAGTATCTGGGCTTTTCTAATTGAGTAGATGTTTTAATTGTCCATGTGTGTTGTCTACTTTTTGGTAATGATGTGTATTCATGTAAATCAAATGATCTAAATCCCATGTCTAATTAACATGAGGGACTTTCcatactattttattaatagtaaTCATCATATTAGGTAAAAGACTTTCAATAACATTCTTATTATTGTGTATTCAAAGTCATTGTATCAAGccaaatatgaatatttgagAAAATTGCTGCAGCCTATAAAAGGTTTAGGATATTATGAGTATACCAGTAGTGATGACATAATGCTTCCTTCCAAAGCGAATGAAGATTcagtttttatatttgatgATGTAGCATGCGATAAACAGTCAATTATTCGtgattatttttctttgggACGACATAAGGCAATAGAGAGTTTTTATTTATGCCAGAGTTACACAGGTATTCCAATGCATGTAATCGGAGCCTACGATATTCCAGGCCATACTGTAATGGTGGGGAGACTCGAATCTCAGGGTACGATTCTTCATCTCGGGGTACCGCTCAGTCGTGTTTTAACTGTCGAGCTGATAGGTAGTCGGAGCGTCCTCACAGTTTTAAACGTTAGATATTTTCAGGGTTTTTTCTGTAGGTTTTCTAcgtcttatttaatttttcatttttgtttttcatcagattttcctctttttataaagaagattgtgtttttaattaatattttctcagAGTTAAGCTTATATTCGTTGTCGTCTATTTTGTGGTTGGGTTTTCCTTTGTTCTATTTAGcatttctttgtaatttttttacatcggTTTTGtgcaatatatttttaaataattatacaaaaatcataaataataataattttgcagaaaatagtaagaaagtaagaaaatttaatgccacataaaaacaaatattttttctatccACGTAGAACGATGAATGTCTTCTTAAAACGGCTACACTGCTATAGTCCGTCTTTGTCATCGTAGTTTATACCCCATCACAGTACGGCCTGGAATATCGTAGGCTCCGATGTAATACGTGATAATGCAAAcattttaatacttttcaaacaagatgctccaaatttaaaacatatttataatgatCATGTAACAAACGATATGAAATTCAATGtctttaagaaaatgtgtTCAATGTGTTGGAAAGATAGATTCggattttttgtaatcagtAAGGAGGACGATATGAACAATGGTAGATATCGTAATGGGTTTCATTACTATATAAAACTGTGATTGTGTATGTTTCTATATCAGTCATGTTAGTGACTCGAACAGGTGGAGAGCTGCATTTACCCAGTTATCAGTTTTGTGGACCTGGGACAAATCTCATGAAACTACTAACACGCGGAGATCCTGATATTAATGACCTTGATAGAGCATGAAAACGTCATGATTTAGTATATGCACAATACACAGATTTACACAATCGACATAAAGCAGATAAAGTATTAGCTGTGTAACggtttatatttcattttaagatAATTGGCGTCATCTATTATCATTTATTGTCGTTTACAGATCGTATCGATTcctgtaatttattttattgttgttagGGGTGGGGCTAACCACTTTTGAGCGTTGTTCACGTTGGCTCTTCCTCTTTTGTTATCAAGACGTTGTAAGTTACACATCGTTACATTTTGTAAAAGTTCGTACGACCCGCGTGGTTTGGCAGTGTTTGaagaattgttaatttttggaaTTGGATTGAAAATCTTCTTCGCGGCTTAGCCGGATTTGAATCTCATACCATATTTTTCGGAGAAACttctttttaaagttgttATTATATATGGAAATATGGCCTTTTGAGATTATTGAATGGTTTTATTGACGTTTTAAATAGAACAACCTTAACTTAAATTATATCGGACAACACTAAACGATACGGACTGTACGACGCTCACACTCTCTCtatcgtattatttttttagttcgcAGTGCCACCGCTACAACCATAGAATATAAAACTaaacatatattttattgatacCCAACAAAAGTTTTCTCGAGTCGTATGTTTCCGGATTTTCAGGGGTGCGTGGCGTTCTTTCTTGGAGCCGATTGATATCGGAAGGTAATTATGGTTTGATTCTTTTGTTTCTTTGTTAGGCTCTATTTAGAGGAAGAGTAACGTTggaaatcatatttttttacaggCTCTTTACCGTTGTCGTCGTTGAATCGTCGACGTCGCTTACTTCGTTAAGGCTAAACACATACTGGAGCGACAAGCAAAGCGGCGAGGAGAGCGGTGAAGACAGCGGCGACCGAGAATCGCGGTAATAAAAGAGTTGCATTCACATAGTGGCGCGTCTAATAAGGAGGTATAGATTTATTACTATTAGAAAATTCTTCCGTGAAAATttggtatttattaaaatataaaaggaaGAGAAGTTGTAATgtacatgaaataaataaaactagacaTATACATGGCGAATTTCATCATTTGTATGAACAACTACGCCATTACTCAATGATAAATTTTACCAATACAATGAGGGTCTTCCAATGGGATCCCCCTTGAGCGGTCTACTCTCCGACATATTCCTTAATaatatagaaaacaaaattttacacaaagataacattaacaataataatatagtcCTGTGGCTCAgatatgttgatgatattttgataatttggGATGATGACGGATTCAATTTGATAGATGATTTCcataaatacattaataacctccataaaaatcataaatttactatagaaattgaaaaacataaaCAACTCATTAAGAGTATAGGTATTAACAATGGTTTTCAATTAtccaaaattgataaaataattaataaattcatttttaaacaaaaccttaACAACTCTACAGGTCTTCAACCTATAACTCAAAACTTTGATACATACAGATCAATTACTTATCCCGGCAAAATAGCTCACAATATcagaaacattttcaataaatatggaATCAGCATATCTTACAAAAACAATCACaccttacaaaaacttttgcaTAATGCAAAAGATAAGCTAGACTTGTTGGAACTTAACGGTGTTTACAGTTTAGAATGTAATATTTGCGGAGCCACATATATTGGCGAAACAGGGAGAGCCCTAAAAACAAGAATTAGAgaacatttaataaaacccAACTCTAATTTTGGTAAACACCTATCTCTGCACAACCAcacttttgatattaaagaaaatgtaacactgatacataaacaaaataaaggcCACAAACTTGAGCTTTTAGAGAGCTATGAAATagacaaattcataaaaactaatacaagactTGAGTGCCTTAATGACCAGGTCCTCCCCTTAAAGCCACCCTTATACAAATGCCTCAATTACCCATTTCCCCAAAATACCGAGGATCAGTGTACTTAGCCGCACACACTGTTCGCAGATTTTGGGGTCCCTGCGGCAACACCCAACTCCTGTCTACACCCTATCCTTGTATTCCCTATcctatatttttctattaatttaaaaatccaaattttattatcccCTTCCCTTACCTTACTATTCAACGCCTGGAAATATTAACTACAAAATACAGATTATATAcattacatacattttttaaaaacagatTTTAGAGTTGTTGCCTCGCAGACAATTATACCCGCAGAAGGGATTTGTTTCATCTGAACACCCtctatgtaattttattttattttcaacacatgcgcatttatacattttatttctggTTTTCGCGAACTCATAAAAAGTGGTTACCTCTTGCAATTTCTcaaccattttattttatttttgtaacttttcaTGTAACGTTTTCATGTAACTTTTCATGTATTAAAGTTTCAACATCCATTTTGTATCAAAGAGGAGAGCGGAGAAAACAAACTTGCTTGAACGCGCCGCTATCCTCTCTTATGACCACACTGCTACTTGGCGCCGCGCCGCACCACTATGTTCTACTCATTTGGATATGTATAGTTTGTTTTCGCCGCTTTCCTCACCGCTCTGCTCGCCGCTTTGCTAGTCGCATCAGTATGTGTTTAGCCTTACATTGTTTACTCATTTGCGTCCATTGCATTGACGGTGTCTTTACCGATCTCATCGACACGATTCTGGTCATCGCAATCCATTTTCGAGTCACTGGGTCATTTTTTGCTGAAATTACGTCGAACACGTGGTTAGCCATCCGATTGAGTCGCCATAACGTCGTGGGAAGACGTGAGTTAGGTCAGAAaaacttaaagaaaaaaaaaagaaagaaagaaagagaAGGTAAACCATCGAATCTTATCCTTGTTCCTTTTTGTTACAACCGAAccattctttaaaaaaaagaaagaatacgTAAAAGTTTAGATAAATAATTAACTAATTGTAgctgtattaaaaaaaaagatattttgattattactgtttaaaaaaaaaagaaattaaggtattttgtttattgttaaaaaaagaagtttaACATTTGTAATTTAAGTActcctttattattttgtaagtttttttttgatttgtcaGTCGGTTAcccagatttttttttagtttaaactatttttatttttacctacGTTGAACCAGCTGGatcaattgaaatttttttgatggtaaatctatttcttttatttcaggttatttcattttattctttatctAGAGTAACTAGATTTTTCGTCAGATCTTATATTActgatttaatttgttatttttttgttgttctgTGAACAATCcttaataccatttttttgGGGTTTAcaatatatatttgtttcgtATTCGACGTCTATTTGTTTCTTTTCCTTCATAGTTTCGAACTTAGCTTTGATAGGAGCTCGTTGGTGGAAGGAATTAAGTTCGTGGCGCCCTTTTTAAAATCTGAACCCCCCCGTCACCACTGTGCAACACCGGAGCCAACTTCTACCAACAAGTGTTGTCCTTGTATTTGTTTATCTGTTGAAATTAACGCCACAGCTGAAGAAGTATGGAAGAGAGTATTAGCGAAAGATTCATCGATCGGTGAAAAAGCTAACGCATGGTTTGTTACTAATGCGATGAAAGTAAAACGAAAGTTGGGTTTCGGTTTTAAGAATCCCAAAAAGTATCACTGTTACAACCGATAAATGCGATTGGTCGGATAAAACAGATCGTTTAAAACCGGTCtgttaaagtttatttgttaaaacagTTCCAATAAAACTCTAAAGTAAACACACGTATAAGTCAGTAAGCACAACTAATACGAAAGCTTATTAAAACTAGAGCAaatgtaaaaaagaaattggatAAATTAAAAGCAAGGAAACACAAATCTGAGCATTTGCTTCAAGAGCAATATAAAGTAACAACCCCttcagaaaaaataatttccacaaTTAAACATCTTATTAAAGTTAAGAAGGAGGAGGAGGAAGTGCTTAAATCTGAGGAAGTTAAAGaagacaaatttaaaacagtaatacctacaaagaaaagaagagTATCAAAAGTAGTACAAGCATCACGTCTACCAGAACTTCCTATACTTATCCCTATACTTATAACTTATAACATTGCAGCAGTGACGTCACAGGGGGATTTAAGGATTAACTTCCGCTCCAGAACTCTCATTTCTATACTACTTCTGTTATTATATATccaacatattttatttctttttttagaaattcacatttttctagtttaattttaaagtttgccGATTCTAATCGTTGGAAAACTTTGATCAATTTTTGGATGTATTCTTGAAGTGATgatgaataaattattatgtcATCGAGATAAACAAGACACGTATCTTCGAGTAATCCTGTCAATACTTCATCCATAACTCGTTGAAATGTAGCAGGTCCTGTAGCATTCTTTCAGAAATGTAGCATTCTTTACACCAAAAGGCattcttttaaattcaaaatatccTTGCTCGGTGCTAAAGGCGGTTTTTTCTGTATCTATTGGATCCATTTCAATCTGATGATAACCAGACGCTAAGTCGAAGGATGTAAAATAGTTTGCTCTTCCTAATTTATCAAGTATATCGGTTTTTTTTTagagtaaattttattctattatttaCTCTACTTATGGATAAACTCTATTagagat
Proteins encoded in this region:
- the LOC139431863 gene encoding SCAN domain-containing protein 3-like, giving the protein MESEKYLVEKQIFETKLFKLIENSDANNFTTVLTVEHYLSILNQVKNSISKKETKEKLSCQDYRRLIRFEILRIGDKEKIIAKRKNDDVVSIRYYCDVTEVHGILEKVHKDTGHKRRLGIEKEIAKKYCNIPRSVTEEYLKLCAMCQLKKKSKKKGLVVKPIICTGFNKREQIDLIDMQTEPDGPYHELPRRLTKFVFLKLLKTKKAEEVAYNLMDIFCIVGPPCLLHSDNRREFVNQVITSLADMFQAKIIHEKLHDEDDIYRLESSVGRNIEQVVPEKSDSKFQNSDGGNEKDVQESFPINYSKNDDVEEELLRNNEIRLKSINHNDLIVLHI